A region from the Cannabis sativa cultivar Pink pepper isolate KNU-18-1 chromosome 9, ASM2916894v1, whole genome shotgun sequence genome encodes:
- the LOC115724093 gene encoding deacetoxyvindoline 4-hydroxylase isoform X3, producing the protein MSNTTTTSSNLHHHEATQTTNNSKSDRLSELKAFDETKAGVKGLVDAGITKIPHIFHHNDHHVIEKKNSLSSSSSSPISTTTIPIIDLKGANYTKTRETIVKEIGEAAETCGFFQIINHGIPEIVMEEMINGVCRFYEQDDDDEEKKKKFYGRDYTKPFVYNSNFDLYTGISTNWRDTFFCPMAPHPPNPQYLPPICRDIIFEYSNQIMKVGILLLEFLSEALGLESNYFNKIGLSEGLSLLGHYYPPCPQPELTWGTVSHTDADFMTLLLQDNTGDLQVFNNNNWIDVPPYPGALVVNIGDLFQEGELEGWRVDERWRI; encoded by the exons ATGAGTAACACTACTACTACTTCTTCAAATCTTCATCATCATGAAGCAACTCAAACGACAAACAATTCAAAAAGCGACAGACTAAGCGAGCTAAAAGCTTTTGATGAAACTAAAGCCGGTGTGAAAGGACTTGTGGATGCTGGGATTACTAAGATCCCTCATATTTTTCATCATAACGATCATCATGTAATAGAGAAGAAgaattcattatcatcatcatcgtcGTCACCAATTAGTACTACTACAATTCCAATTATAGATCTTAAGGGCGCAAATTACACAAAAACGAGAGAAACCATTGTAAAAGAAATTGGAGAAGCTGCAGAGACATGCGGTTTCTTCCAAATCATCAACCATGGAATCCCCGAAATAGTTATGGAGGAAATGATAAATGGGGTTTGTCGTTTTTATGAgcaagatgatgatgatgaggagaagaagaagaagttttATGGTAGAGATTACACCAAGCCATTTGTGTATAATTCCAACTTTGATCTTTACACTGGAATTTCAACCAATTGGAGGGACACTTTTTTTTGCCCTATGGCTCCTCATCCTCCAAATCCTCAATATTTACCCCCAATATGTAG GGACATAATTTTTGAGTACTCAAACCAAATAATGAAGGTAGGGATTTTACTTTTGGAATTTCTATCAGAGGCTCTAGGGTTAGAGTCAAACTATTTTAACAAGATAGGGCTTAGTGAAGGGCTAAGTCTTTTAGGACATTACTACCCTCCGTGCCCGCAACCAGAGTTAACTTGGGGTACAGTTTCACATACCGATGCTGATTTCATGACGTTGTTACTCCAAGATAACACCGGTGATCTCCAAGTTTTCAACAATAATAATTGGATTGACGTACCACCTTACCCTGGAGCGTTAGTAGTCAACATTGGAGATCTTTTTCAA GAAGGAGAGTTAGAAGGATGGAGAGTTGATGAAAGATGGAGAATATAA
- the LOC115722429 gene encoding 1-aminocyclopropane-1-carboxylate oxidase homolog 1, translating to MGEEYDRGKEIKAFDETKAGVKGLVDVGITQIPRFFHKSIFDDIPYLRDLQFSIPIIDLKGLNDPIKIVNRVREASENGGFFQIINHSISKSVMEEMKEGVRRFFEQETKVKKAFYTRDSSKAVLYNTNGNLYTSPSADWRDTFTYRMAPNPPNLEELPHVCRDILVEYSKQVMKVGIFLFELISEALGLNPNHLYNMDCTEGQILFCHYYPPCPQPELTMGATKHSDMNFLTILLQDDIGGLQVLNDDNKWIDVSPQPGALVVNIGDLLQLITNDRFKSVEHRVLASHEGPRISIACFFAKYVNPTSKLYGPIKELLSENDPPKYRETTVQEYISYFSEKCNEGTKPLDRFKLTKKE from the exons atgggtgAAGAATATGATCGAGGGAAAGAGATTAAAGCATTTGATGAGACTAAAGCTGGAGTGAAAGGCCTTGTTGATGTTGGCATTACTCAAATTCCTCGTTTCTTTCACAAATCGATATTTGATGATATTCCTTATTTAAGAGATCTCCAATTTAGTATTCCAATTATAGATCTTAAAGGCCTCAATGATCCAATCAAGATCGTTAATAGAGTGAGAGAAGCCTCTGAAAATGGAGGGTTCTTTCAAATTATCAACCATAGCATTTCGAAAAGTGTTATGGAAGAAATGAAAGAAGGTGTTCGTCGGTTTTTCGAGCAAGAAACTAAGGTGAAGAAAGCGTTTTACACAAGAGATTCCAGTAAAGCGGTGTTGTATAACACCAATGGTAATTTGTATACCTCTCCATCTGCTGATTGGAGAGATACTTTTACTTATCGAATGGCTCCCAATCCTCCAAACTTGGAAGAATTGCCCCATGTGTGTAG agacATACTTGTGGAGTATTCGAAACAAGTAATGAAAGTAGGAATTTTTCTATTCGAGTTGATCTCTGAGGCTCTAGGGTTGAATCCAAATCACTTGTACAACATGGATTGCACAGAGGGTCAAATACTCTTTTGTCACTATTATCCACCATGTCCGCAACCAGAACTAACTATGGGAGCAACCAAACACTCCGATATGAATTTCCTCACAATCCTACTTCAAGATGACATTGGTGGTCTCCAAGTTCTCAACGACGACAATAAATGGATTGATGTTTCTCCTCAACCGGGAGCTCTAGTTGTAAACATTGGAGATCTTCTTCAG CTTATAACAAATGATAGATTCAAAAGTGTTGAACACCGAGTTCTAGCGAGTCATGAGGGTCCTAGAATTTCTATTGCATGCTTCTTTGCCAAATATGTAAATCCAACCTCCAAATTATATGGACCCATCAAGGAATTGTTATCAGAGAATGATCCTCCAAAGTATAGAGAAACCACAGTGCAAGAGtatatttcttattttagtgaAAAATGCAATGAAGGAACTAAGCCCTTGGATCGTTTCAAGCTCACCAAAAAAGAATGA
- the LOC115724093 gene encoding 1-aminocyclopropane-1-carboxylate oxidase homolog 1 isoform X1 gives MSNTTTTSSNLHHHEATQTTNNSKSDRLSELKAFDETKAGVKGLVDAGITKIPHIFHHNDHHVIEKKNSLSSSSSSPISTTTIPIIDLKGANYTKTRETIVKEIGEAAETCGFFQIINHGIPEIVMEEMINGVCRFYEQDDDDEEKKKKFYGRDYTKPFVYNSNFDLYTGISTNWRDTFFCPMAPHPPNPQYLPPICRDIIFEYSNQIMKVGILLLEFLSEALGLESNYFNKIGLSEGLSLLGHYYPPCPQPELTWGTVSHTDADFMTLLLQDNTGDLQVFNNNNWIDVPPYPGALVVNIGDLFQLITNDKFKSVEHRVLASRKGPRISVACFFSTHMLPTSKVFGPIKELLSENNPPKYKATKVKDFATQYHAQGIGGITKLLDHFKIDHMQQNYP, from the exons ATGAGTAACACTACTACTACTTCTTCAAATCTTCATCATCATGAAGCAACTCAAACGACAAACAATTCAAAAAGCGACAGACTAAGCGAGCTAAAAGCTTTTGATGAAACTAAAGCCGGTGTGAAAGGACTTGTGGATGCTGGGATTACTAAGATCCCTCATATTTTTCATCATAACGATCATCATGTAATAGAGAAGAAgaattcattatcatcatcatcgtcGTCACCAATTAGTACTACTACAATTCCAATTATAGATCTTAAGGGCGCAAATTACACAAAAACGAGAGAAACCATTGTAAAAGAAATTGGAGAAGCTGCAGAGACATGCGGTTTCTTCCAAATCATCAACCATGGAATCCCCGAAATAGTTATGGAGGAAATGATAAATGGGGTTTGTCGTTTTTATGAgcaagatgatgatgatgaggagaagaagaagaagttttATGGTAGAGATTACACCAAGCCATTTGTGTATAATTCCAACTTTGATCTTTACACTGGAATTTCAACCAATTGGAGGGACACTTTTTTTTGCCCTATGGCTCCTCATCCTCCAAATCCTCAATATTTACCCCCAATATGTAG GGACATAATTTTTGAGTACTCAAACCAAATAATGAAGGTAGGGATTTTACTTTTGGAATTTCTATCAGAGGCTCTAGGGTTAGAGTCAAACTATTTTAACAAGATAGGGCTTAGTGAAGGGCTAAGTCTTTTAGGACATTACTACCCTCCGTGCCCGCAACCAGAGTTAACTTGGGGTACAGTTTCACATACCGATGCTGATTTCATGACGTTGTTACTCCAAGATAACACCGGTGATCTCCAAGTTTTCAACAATAATAATTGGATTGACGTACCACCTTACCCTGGAGCGTTAGTAGTCAACATTGGAGATCTTTTTCAA cttatAACCAATGATAAATTCAAAAGTGTTGAGCATAGAGTATTAGCAAGTAGAAAAGGTCCAAGAATATCAGTGGCATGCTTTTTCAGTACTCATATGTTGCCAACTTCAAAAGTGTTTGGACCCATCAAAGAATTATTATCAGAAAACAATCCTCCAAAATACAAGGCAACCAAAGTTAAGGATTTTGCTACCCAATACCATGCACAAGGCATTGGTGGGATCACCAAATTATTGGATCATTTCAAAATTGATCATATGCAGCAAAATTATCCATAG
- the LOC115724093 gene encoding deacetoxyvindoline 4-hydroxylase isoform X2, with amino-acid sequence MSNTTTTSSNLHHHEATQTTNNSKSDRLSELKAFDETKAGVKGLVDAGITKIPHIFHHNDHHVIEKKNSLSSSSSSPISTTTIPIIDLKGANYTKTRETIVKEIGEAAETCGFFQIINHGIPEIVMEEMINGVCRFYEQDDDDEEKKKKFYGRDYTKPFVYNSNFDLYTGISTNWRDTFFCPMAPHPPNPQYLPPICRDIIFEYSNQIMKVGILLLEFLSEALGLESNYFNKIGLSEGLSLLGHYYPPCPQPELTWGTVSHTDADFMTLLLQDNTGDLQVFNNNNWIDVPPYPGALVVNIGDLFQIKIKAMFGRKEGELEGWRVDERWRI; translated from the exons ATGAGTAACACTACTACTACTTCTTCAAATCTTCATCATCATGAAGCAACTCAAACGACAAACAATTCAAAAAGCGACAGACTAAGCGAGCTAAAAGCTTTTGATGAAACTAAAGCCGGTGTGAAAGGACTTGTGGATGCTGGGATTACTAAGATCCCTCATATTTTTCATCATAACGATCATCATGTAATAGAGAAGAAgaattcattatcatcatcatcgtcGTCACCAATTAGTACTACTACAATTCCAATTATAGATCTTAAGGGCGCAAATTACACAAAAACGAGAGAAACCATTGTAAAAGAAATTGGAGAAGCTGCAGAGACATGCGGTTTCTTCCAAATCATCAACCATGGAATCCCCGAAATAGTTATGGAGGAAATGATAAATGGGGTTTGTCGTTTTTATGAgcaagatgatgatgatgaggagaagaagaagaagttttATGGTAGAGATTACACCAAGCCATTTGTGTATAATTCCAACTTTGATCTTTACACTGGAATTTCAACCAATTGGAGGGACACTTTTTTTTGCCCTATGGCTCCTCATCCTCCAAATCCTCAATATTTACCCCCAATATGTAG GGACATAATTTTTGAGTACTCAAACCAAATAATGAAGGTAGGGATTTTACTTTTGGAATTTCTATCAGAGGCTCTAGGGTTAGAGTCAAACTATTTTAACAAGATAGGGCTTAGTGAAGGGCTAAGTCTTTTAGGACATTACTACCCTCCGTGCCCGCAACCAGAGTTAACTTGGGGTACAGTTTCACATACCGATGCTGATTTCATGACGTTGTTACTCCAAGATAACACCGGTGATCTCCAAGTTTTCAACAATAATAATTGGATTGACGTACCACCTTACCCTGGAGCGTTAGTAGTCAACATTGGAGATCTTTTTCAA ATCAAGATTAAGGCTATGTTTGGTAGGAAGGAAGGAGAGTTAGAAGGATGGAGAGTTGATGAAAGATGGAGAATATAA
- the LOC115722427 gene encoding 1-aminocyclopropane-1-carboxylate oxidase homolog 3, whose protein sequence is MVEEYDRLKEIKAFDETEAGVKGLVDAGITQIPRFFHKSISDDIPVLKDSQFSVPIIDLKGFNDPIKRKEIVDRVREASENGGFFQIINHSISKSVMEEMKEGVRRFHEQETEVKKAFYTRDYSKAVMYNTNNSLYTSPSTDWRDSFSYRMAPNTPNPKELPLVCRDILVEYSKQVMKVGIFLFELISEALGLNPNHLFDMDCTEGHLVFCHYYPPCPQPELTMGTNKHADMDFLTVLLQDDIGGLQVLNDNKWIDVSPQPGALVVNIGDLLQLITNDRFKSVEHRVLASHIGPRISIASFFATCVTPTSKMYGPIKELLSENNPPKYRQTTVQEYISYFGKKCIDGTKPLDRFKLTKTE, encoded by the exons atggttGAAGAATATGATAGATTGAAAGAGATTAAAGCTTTTGATGAGACTGAGGCTGGAGTGAAAGGCCTTGTTGATGCTGGAATTACTCAAATTCCTCGTTTCTTTCACAAATCGATTTCTGATGATATTCCTGTTTTGAAAGATTCTCAATTTAGCGTTCCAATTATAGATCTTAAAGGTTTTAATGATCCAATTAAGCGAAAAGAGATCGTTGATAGAGTGAGAGAAGCCTCAGAAAATGGAgggttttttcaaattatcaaccATAGCATTTCGAAAAGTGTTATGGAAGAAATGAAAGAAGGTGTTCGTCGGTTTCATGAGCAAGAAACTGAGGTGAAGAAAGCGTTTTATACAAGAGATTATAGTAAAGCAGTGATGTATAACACCAACAATAGTTTGTATACCTCTCCATCTACTGATTGGAGAGATTCTTTTTCTTATCGAATGGCTCCCAATACTCCAAACCCTAAAGAATTGCCCCTTGTGTGTAG GGACATACTTGTGGAGTATTCGAAACAAGTAATGAAAGTAGGAATTTTTCTATTCGAGTTGATCTCTGAGGCTCTCGGGTTGAATCCAAATCACTTGTTTGACATGGATTGCACGGAGGGTCATCTAGTTTTTTGCCATTACTATCCACCATGTCCGCAACCAGAATTAACTATGGGGACAAACAAGCATGCCGATATGGATTTCCTCACCGTGCTACTTCAAGACGACATTGGTGGTCTCCAAGTTCTCAACGACAATAAATGGATTGATGTTTCCCCTCAACCGGGAGCTCTAGTGGTAAACATTGGAGATCTTCTTCAG CTTATAACGAACGATAGATTCAAAAGTGTTGAACACCGAGTTCTAGCTAGCCATATCGGTCCTAGAATTTCTATTGCAAGCTTCTTTGCCACATGTGTAACTCCAACCTCGAAAATGTATGGACCTATTAAGGAATTGTTATCGGAAAATAATCCTCCAAAGTATAGACAAACCACAGTGCAAGAGTATATTTCTTATTTTGGTAAAAAATGCATTGATGGAACTAAGCCCTTGGATCGTTTCAAGCTCACCAAAACAGAATGA